In one window of Clavelina lepadiformis chromosome 4, kaClaLepa1.1, whole genome shotgun sequence DNA:
- the LOC143451955 gene encoding uncharacterized protein LOC143451955 produces MAKLPLLVNPSDIYTEDVLKCIRETIRKKGNKIRSRYDASKTASRNDHAFVTCVADEEKAWRAKFERRKSNLTHGFFAEKSKPYQSVGTVYLEAGDLVLNSITEDLKSKITRLPRHFKQQWKTSLPTRKPASQQKKIQTATPVVSHPADLGEATAGYTAIKDRINEVHEMKKGVLAEQSLCGYLMKKDNELYVIEKKVQFEMKTPARDNWKIVRSFGKILGAVKSREPADLASMMGTGGLIARVFGSSRKKTNLINNDLPEMEDKEETMQKWRVEKQQQYLTQKLQCVRSLLCALFNMKTKLLKLQNPLPHKTVKDLLRSEVTLDSNGKPVLGKTQQQPSGTEEHSNMPDGAGMPADLAADAKPLTAIPASLQRKGISNMYLGPNQLNNNNAKKPKFAQIASKIAFKTLGPPSPKVDTWEDLLGTGERNKPNLTTKTNVPVTPANKHSSKLRRRDVGPAQGASTEIATPWTTVTQVEEMINEKKRISVLGNATKRTPDDILNDIRSDFSKMQKRLSREAISELQRQRIEQFKLVQTKFHTVHLGPIPTVALEKMRVDANAKTKDRKDSFIKPQNWYVELENEVCHEPTLKEDISINTILKKVARFQYEDNKTIPFGKEKICLLVMSMPAHLLLTRGMMNAVSFVLDRILGSPSELVQHWLVARKLHHISAMLKSGRVS; encoded by the exons ATGGCTAAGTTACCTTTACTCGTAAATCCAAGCGACATTTATACAGAAGACGTTTTGAAGTGTATCAGGGAAACCATACgcaaaaaaggaaacaaaataC GTTCCCGTTACGATGCTAGCAAGACAGCTTCGCGAAATGATCATGCGTTTGTGACTTGCGTTGCTGACGAAGAGAAAGCTTGGCGTGCTAAGTTCGAACGGCGTAAAAGCAACTTGACACATGGATTCTTCGCTGAGAAAAGCAAGCCTTATCAAAGTGTGGGGACCGTGTACTTGGAGGCTGGAGACTTGGTTTTGAATTCTATTACTGAAGACTTAAAATCAAAG ATAACCAGATTACCGCGACACTTCAAACAACAATGGAAAACCAGCCTTCCAACTCGCAAACCAGCTTcacaacagaaaaaaatccaaacagCGACGCCAGTAGTCAGCCATCCTGCTGATTTGGGTGAGGCTACAGCTGGTTACACGGCAATCAAAGATAGGATAAATGAAGTGCATGAAATGAAGAAAGGTGTCCTGGCTGAACAAAGCTTGTGCGGATACCTGATGAAAAAG GATAACGAACTTTACGTCATCGAGAAGAAAGTGCagtttgaaatgaaaacacCAGCCCGAGACAACTGGAAGATAGTTCGAAGTTTCGGAAAAATCTTAGGAGCAGTGAAAAGTAGAG AACCAGCTGATTTGGCGTCTATGATGGGCACGGGAGGTTTGATTGCTCGAGTTTTTGGAAGTTCCCGAAAGAAAACGAACCTCATAAATAACGATTTGCCGGAAATGGAAGATAAAGAGGAGACGatgcaaaa ATGGAGAGTGGAAAAGCAGCAACAATACTtaacacaaaaattgcaatgcGTCAGATCTTTGCTTTGTGCTTTGTTCAACATGAAAACCAAACTACTGAAACTTCAA aaTCCACTTCCTCATAAAACGGTAAAGGACTTGCTGCGCAGCGAAGTCACTTTGGACTCAAACGGGAAACCAGTTTTAGG AAAAACACAACAACAACCTAGTGGAACGGAGGAACACAGCAACATGCCAGATGGAGCCGGGATGCCTGCA GATTTGGCTGCTGATGCAAAACCATTAACAGCAATTCCAGCCTCACTTCAAAGGAAAGGAATTTCTAATATGTATTTAGGCCCGAACCAGCTGAACAACAATAACGCCAAAAA ACCAAAGTTTGCGCAAATCGCGTCCAAAATCGCCTTCAAGACTTTAGGCCCGCCGAGTCCGAAAGTAGACACTTGGGAAGACTTGCTCGGTACTGGAGAGCGCAACAAACCCAACTTAACAACTAAGACTAACGTTCCTGTTACTCCTgctaataaacattcaagCAAACTGAG GCGTAGAGATGTTGGACCTGCACAAGGCGCTTCAACTGAGATTGCCACACCATGGACCACAGTCACTCAAGTAGAGGAGATGATTAATGAAAAGAAGCGGATTTCCGTGTTAGGCAA CGCAACTAAAAGAACGCCCGATGATATTTTGAACGACATCAGAtcagatttttcaaaaatgcagAAGAGGTTATCAAGGGAAGCCATTTCTGAATTGCAACGACAAAGAAT AGAACAATTTAAACTGGTTCAAACAAAATTCCACACAGTTCATCTCGGACCAATTCCAACCGTTGCTCTTGAGAAGATGAGAGTTGACGCAAACGCGAAAACCAAAGACAGAAAAGACAGCTTCATTAAACCTCAGAATTG GTACGTGGAATTAGAAAACGAAGTATGTCATGAACCAACGTTAAAGGAAGATATCAGTATTAACACAATTTTAAAGAAAGTAGCAAGATTTCAGTACGAGGATAATAAGACCATCCCGTTTGGAAAG GAGAAAATCTGTCTCCTGGTGATGTCCATGCCGGCGCATCTTCTTCTGACACGGGGAATGATGAACGCCGTCTCTTTTGTCCTGGACAGAATTCTCGGTTCTCCGTCCGAGCTTGTACAGCACTGGTTAGTTGCGCGCAAGCTCCATCACATCAGTGCCATGCTGAAGTCCGGCCGGGTCTCCTAA